Proteins from a single region of Streptomyces vinaceus:
- a CDS encoding MFS transporter — MTEDVRLRRGRGSLGFSFFVQGVTFALLVTRIPAIQDRYGISDGLLPAFLAAVPILAGVSSVATEHLVRRVGPAAVLRWAQPLVLLALLGVGAGTQMWHAAVALGAFGLSVGALDASMNMLGVSLQRAYGRSIMLGFHAAYSLGGIVGASAAWAGAHWHLSLFTSYLPAVVVLLPLAFYGSRFYVDEKGPGAEVPEKGLGVGGFRLLLPLCLVMACAYIGDSTVSNWSAKYLQDVLGSSEQLATVPYNVYMVTTLIGRGVGDLGVRRFGAAAVVRIGTVVAAGGFAVVAAAPGAWTGMLGFTLLGIGLCVIVPQTFAAAGRLFPGASDTAIARLNIFNYVGFLIGSPLVGGIGDAWSYRGAMLVPMALVLVTLFHARSFGAEGARYGVGHERRAGDRAVDVGRGGNEV; from the coding sequence ATGACAGAAGACGTACGGCTGCGCCGGGGGCGGGGCTCCCTGGGGTTCAGCTTCTTCGTGCAGGGCGTGACCTTCGCCCTCCTCGTGACGCGGATCCCCGCCATCCAGGACCGGTACGGGATATCCGACGGGCTGCTGCCCGCCTTCCTCGCCGCCGTCCCGATCCTCGCCGGGGTCTCCAGTGTGGCCACCGAGCACCTGGTGAGGCGGGTGGGGCCCGCCGCCGTGCTGCGGTGGGCGCAGCCGCTCGTCCTGCTCGCCCTGCTGGGCGTCGGGGCCGGTACGCAGATGTGGCACGCGGCCGTGGCGCTGGGGGCGTTCGGGCTCTCCGTCGGTGCGCTGGACGCCTCGATGAACATGCTCGGGGTGAGCCTGCAGCGGGCGTACGGGCGCAGCATCATGCTCGGCTTCCACGCCGCGTACAGCCTGGGCGGGATCGTCGGGGCCTCCGCGGCCTGGGCCGGGGCGCACTGGCACCTGTCGCTGTTCACCTCGTACCTGCCGGCGGTGGTCGTGCTGCTGCCGCTCGCGTTCTACGGCAGCCGTTTCTACGTCGACGAGAAGGGCCCGGGGGCCGAGGTCCCGGAGAAGGGGCTCGGGGTCGGCGGGTTCCGGCTGCTGCTGCCGCTGTGCCTGGTGATGGCCTGTGCGTACATCGGGGATTCGACGGTGTCGAACTGGAGCGCCAAGTACCTCCAGGACGTGCTGGGGAGCTCGGAGCAGCTGGCGACGGTCCCGTACAACGTCTACATGGTGACCACGCTGATCGGGCGGGGCGTCGGGGACCTGGGCGTGCGGCGCTTCGGCGCGGCGGCCGTCGTGCGGATCGGGACGGTGGTCGCGGCCGGCGGGTTCGCGGTGGTGGCGGCCGCGCCCGGGGCGTGGACGGGGATGCTCGGGTTCACGCTGCTGGGGATCGGGCTGTGCGTGATCGTTCCGCAGACGTTCGCCGCGGCCGGCCGTCTCTTCCCGGGGGCCTCCGACACCGCGATCGCGCGGCTGAACATCTTCAACTACGTCGGCTTCCTGATCGGGTCGCCGCTCGTCGGCGGGATCGGGGACGCCTGGAGTTACCGGGGCGCGATGCTCGTGCCGATGGCGCTGGTCCTCGTGACACTCTTCCACGCCCGCTCGTTCGGCGCGGAGGGCGCCCGATACGGTGTCGGGCATGAGCGGCGAGCCGGTGACCGGGCTGTTGATGTGGGACGAGGCGGTAACGAGGTATGA
- a CDS encoding HAD family hydrolase, with translation MGYDLVIFDNDGVLVDSEPLANTILAGYLTELGHPTSYEESIRDYMGAAVHRVHDLVFDRTGQRLPAEFDATLHARTFAAFERELAPVAGAVDVLGALTAQGVPYCLASSGSHERIRVGHRAAGLDGWFEEEWIFSSQDVGKGKPAPDLFLHAARSMGVEPARCVVIEDSPLGVRAALAAGMDVYGFTAMTPAERLAGATGLFGEMKELTGLLELPM, from the coding sequence ATGGGCTATGACCTCGTCATCTTCGACAACGACGGCGTGCTGGTGGACAGCGAGCCGCTCGCCAATACGATCCTCGCCGGCTATCTCACCGAGCTGGGGCATCCCACCTCGTACGAGGAGTCGATCCGTGACTACATGGGTGCCGCCGTGCACCGGGTGCACGACCTCGTGTTCGACCGGACCGGGCAGCGGCTGCCGGCCGAGTTCGACGCGACCCTGCACGCGCGGACCTTCGCCGCGTTCGAGCGCGAGCTGGCGCCGGTCGCCGGCGCCGTGGACGTGCTCGGGGCGCTGACCGCCCAGGGGGTCCCGTACTGCCTGGCCTCCTCCGGCAGCCACGAGCGGATCCGGGTCGGGCACCGGGCGGCCGGGCTCGACGGGTGGTTCGAGGAGGAGTGGATCTTCAGTTCGCAGGACGTGGGGAAGGGCAAGCCGGCTCCGGACCTGTTCCTGCACGCGGCCCGGTCCATGGGGGTCGAGCCCGCGCGGTGCGTGGTGATCGAGGACAGCCCGCTCGGCGTCCGGGCCGCCCTCGCCGCCGGGATGGACGTGTACGGGTTCACCGCGATGACCCCGGCCGAGCGGCTGGCCGGTGCCACCGGGCTGTTCGGGGAGATGAAGGAGCTGACGGGGCTTCTGGAACTCCCCATGTGA